A genomic window from Spiroplasma helicoides includes:
- the rpsE gene encoding 30S ribosomal protein S5: MNRVTKVTKGGRRFRFAAVVVIGDKKGRVGLGTGKANEVPDAIKKAIKEAKKSLVRVPLAGTTVPHDVIGHYGSGRVLIKPAKKGTGVIAGGPARAVIELAGIQDVYTKSLGSNTPINMIRATLEGLKEMQTAEQIARLRGMSSSAPSQSPEKKVEAKQA; encoded by the coding sequence ATTAACCGTGTTACAAAAGTTACAAAAGGGGGACGTAGATTTAGATTTGCTGCAGTTGTTGTTATTGGAGACAAAAAAGGAAGAGTTGGATTAGGAACAGGTAAAGCAAACGAAGTTCCAGATGCAATTAAAAAAGCTATCAAAGAAGCTAAAAAATCACTTGTTAGAGTTCCTTTAGCAGGAACAACTGTACCACATGATGTAATTGGACATTATGGATCAGGAAGAGTATTAATTAAACCTGCTAAAAAAGGGACTGGGGTTATTGCTGGGGGACCAGCTCGTGCTGTTATCGAATTAGCAGGAATTCAAGACGTTTATACTAAATCATTGGGATCAAATACACCAATCAATATGATTAGAGCTACATTAGAAGGTTTGAAAGAAATGCAAACCGCAGAACAAATTGCAAGATTAAGAGGAATGTCTTCATCTGCACCAAGTCAAAGTCCTGAAAAGAAAGTTGAAGCTAAACAAGCTTAG
- the rplR gene encoding 50S ribosomal protein L18 yields the protein MKYTKSEARKRRHYRVRAKVSGTSERPRLNVFKSNSFFYAQIIDDSKGVTLVASSSVKLGLKNGNNVEAAKAVAKDIADKAKAKKISNVVFDRGGYLFHGKVKAFADAAKENGMKF from the coding sequence ATGAAGTACACTAAATCAGAAGCAAGAAAAAGAAGACATTATAGAGTAAGAGCTAAAGTGTCTGGAACTAGCGAAAGACCAAGACTAAATGTATTTAAATCAAATTCCTTCTTCTATGCACAAATAATTGATGACTCTAAAGGAGTTACATTAGTTGCATCATCATCTGTAAAATTGGGATTGAAAAATGGAAATAATGTAGAAGCAGCAAAAGCTGTTGCAAAAGATATTGCTGACAAAGCAAAAGCAAAAAAAATTAGTAATGTAGTATTTGATCGTGGAGGTTACTTATTCCATGGTAAAGTAAAAGCATTTGCAGATGCTGCAAAAGAAAACGGTATGAAATTCTAG
- the rplF gene encoding 50S ribosomal protein L6, translating to MSRIGNRVLTIPAGVEVKVEANNVVTVKGSKGELTQTFSPLIEIKVEGSELKTIRKNEIKHTKQLHGTTNSLLEGMLTGVDKGFVKELEIVGVGYRAALAGNKVNLSLGYSHPVEYTIPQGITIEVPKPTEIKVSGINKQLVGEVAAKLRGYRRPEPYKGKGVKYKDEKIIRKEGKAAGK from the coding sequence ATGTCACGTATAGGAAACAGAGTATTAACTATTCCTGCTGGAGTAGAAGTGAAAGTAGAAGCAAACAATGTTGTAACAGTTAAAGGATCAAAAGGAGAATTAACTCAAACATTTTCTCCATTAATCGAAATTAAAGTTGAGGGTAGCGAACTTAAAACTATCCGTAAAAATGAAATTAAACATACAAAACAATTACACGGAACAACAAACTCATTGTTAGAAGGAATGCTAACAGGAGTTGACAAAGGATTTGTTAAAGAATTAGAAATCGTTGGGGTTGGATATCGTGCTGCATTAGCAGGTAACAAAGTTAACTTATCATTAGGGTATTCACATCCTGTTGAATACACAATTCCACAAGGAATTACAATTGAAGTCCCAAAACCTACAGAAATCAAAGTATCTGGAATCAACAAACAATTAGTTGGTGAAGTTGCTGCAAAATTAAGAGGGTATAGAAGACCTGAACCATATAAAGGTAAAGGGGTTAAATACAAAGATGAAAAAATCATTAGAAAAGAAGGTAAAGCAGCTGGTAAATAG
- the rpsH gene encoding 30S ribosomal protein S8, with protein MTTDVIADMLTRIRNANQRFHKEVVIPGSKIKLEIANILKKEGFIEDFKVSQDFKKEITISLKYKGKTRVIKGLKRISKPGLRVYSQASDIPNVLNGLGIAIVSTSHGILTDKEARQQNAGGEVLAFVW; from the coding sequence ATGACAACAGACGTAATCGCAGATATGCTAACTAGAATAAGAAATGCTAACCAAAGATTTCACAAGGAAGTTGTAATTCCTGGAAGCAAAATTAAACTAGAAATAGCAAATATCTTAAAAAAAGAAGGATTTATTGAAGATTTTAAAGTTTCACAAGACTTTAAAAAAGAAATCACAATTAGCTTAAAATACAAAGGTAAAACAAGAGTAATTAAGGGATTGAAAAGAATTTCAAAACCTGGTCTAAGAGTATATTCTCAAGCAAGTGATATTCCAAACGTACTAAATGGATTAGGAATCGCTATTGTATCTACTTCACACGGAATTTTAACAGATAAAGAAGCTCGCCAACAAAATGCTGGTGGAGAAGTTCTTGCATTTGTTTGATAA
- a CDS encoding type Z 30S ribosomal protein S14 codes for MAKKSLKVKQAKVQKFTVREYTRCGNCGRPHSVLRKFNLCRLCFRDLAYKGQIPGIKKASW; via the coding sequence ATGGCAAAGAAATCACTTAAAGTAAAACAAGCTAAAGTTCAGAAATTCACAGTTAGAGAATATACACGTTGTGGAAATTGTGGTAGACCACACTCAGTTTTGAGAAAATTCAATTTGTGCCGTCTATGCTTTAGAGATTTAGCATACAAAGGTCAAATACCTGGTATTAAGAAAGCATCATGATAG
- the rplE gene encoding 50S ribosomal protein L5 translates to MAKAKANENRLEKLYKEKIIPELFKEKQYKSIMQVPKITKVVINQGIGDAVQDSKRLDDAVAELALITGQKPLVTKAKKSLAAFKLREGMPIGAKVTLRGKRMYEFLDRLISVALPRVRDFRGVPKTSFDKQGNYSLGIKEQIIFPEIDYDKVKKIRGMDITIVTTANNREDAFALIQKMGMPFSK, encoded by the coding sequence ATGGCAAAAGCTAAAGCAAACGAAAATAGATTAGAAAAACTTTACAAAGAAAAAATAATCCCAGAACTATTTAAAGAAAAACAATATAAATCAATTATGCAAGTTCCAAAAATAACAAAAGTAGTTATCAACCAAGGTATTGGTGATGCTGTTCAGGATTCAAAAAGATTAGATGATGCAGTAGCAGAATTAGCTTTAATCACTGGACAAAAACCATTAGTTACAAAAGCTAAAAAATCATTGGCCGCATTCAAATTACGTGAAGGTATGCCAATTGGTGCCAAAGTAACTTTAAGAGGTAAAAGAATGTATGAATTCCTTGACAGATTAATTTCTGTTGCGTTACCACGTGTGCGTGACTTTAGAGGAGTTCCAAAAACAAGTTTTGATAAACAAGGAAATTATTCATTAGGTATCAAAGAACAAATCATTTTCCCAGAAATTGACTATGATAAAGTTAAAAAAATTCGTGGGATGGACATAACAATCGTTACAACAGCAAACAATAGAGAAGATGCATTTGCATTAATCCAAAAAATGGGAATGCCCTTTAGTAAGTAG
- the rplX gene encoding 50S ribosomal protein L24: MKSKIIKGDVVKVIAGSHKGKIGPVTKISKDKTRVWVEGINGIKHHKPSQTDQEGGIREIAVSVDRSNVAIQDPKNKGNASKIGYKVVDGKKIRFAKKSNADLK; encoded by the coding sequence ATGAAATCTAAAATTATTAAAGGTGACGTTGTAAAAGTTATCGCAGGAAGTCATAAAGGAAAAATTGGACCAGTTACTAAAATATCAAAAGATAAAACAAGAGTTTGAGTTGAGGGAATCAATGGTATAAAACACCACAAACCATCTCAAACAGATCAAGAAGGTGGAATTCGTGAAATCGCAGTTTCTGTTGATAGATCAAATGTTGCTATTCAAGATCCAAAAAACAAAGGAAATGCATCAAAAATTGGTTATAAAGTAGTTGACGGGAAAAAGATCAGATTCGCTAAAAAATCGAATGCTGATCTTAAATAG
- the rplN gene encoding 50S ribosomal protein L14 produces MIQNESRLKIADNSGAKEILVIRNLGGSVRKFTNIGDIVVATVKQATPGGAVKKGQVVKAVIVRTVRGLRRPDGTYIKFSENAAVIVKDDKSPRGTRIFGPIAREVKDAGFAKIASLAPEVL; encoded by the coding sequence ATGATACAAAATGAATCAAGATTAAAAATTGCCGACAATTCAGGTGCTAAAGAAATATTAGTTATTAGAAACTTAGGTGGAAGTGTTAGAAAGTTCACAAACATTGGTGACATAGTTGTGGCTACAGTTAAACAAGCAACTCCTGGTGGAGCTGTTAAAAAAGGGCAAGTTGTTAAAGCAGTTATTGTAAGAACAGTTAGAGGTCTAAGAAGACCTGATGGTACATATATTAAATTTTCAGAAAATGCAGCTGTTATCGTAAAAGATGATAAATCTCCAAGAGGAACACGTATTTTCGGTCCAATAGCTAGAGAAGTCAAAGATGCAGGATTTGCAAAAATCGCATCACTGGCTCCAGAAGTTTTATAG
- the rpsQ gene encoding 30S ribosomal protein S17 — protein MMERHLRKTYIGKVVSDKMDKTITVLVETYKNHPTYKKRVKYSKKYKAHDENSQAEMGDKVEIMETRPLSKTKNFRLVRIVEKAII, from the coding sequence ATTATGGAAAGACACTTACGTAAGACATACATTGGTAAAGTTGTATCTGATAAAATGGATAAAACTATTACTGTATTAGTGGAAACATACAAAAACCACCCAACATACAAAAAACGTGTTAAGTATTCAAAAAAATACAAAGCACATGATGAAAACAGTCAAGCAGAAATGGGAGACAAGGTTGAAATCATGGAAACACGTCCATTGAGTAAAACTAAAAACTTTAGACTTGTAAGAATCGTTGAAAAAGCAATTATTTAA
- the rplP gene encoding 50S ribosomal protein L16, protein MLMPKRVKYRRPHRVSYEGKAKGGKFIAFGEYGLMALDGAWITSRQIEAARIAMTRYMKRFGKVWIRIFPHMAKTKKPLEVRMGSGKGSPEDWVAVVKTGQFMFEIAGVAEETAREALRLAMHKLPIRCKIVKRGDE, encoded by the coding sequence ATGTTAATGCCAAAAAGAGTTAAATACCGTCGTCCTCACAGAGTTAGTTACGAAGGAAAAGCAAAAGGTGGTAAATTTATCGCCTTTGGTGAATACGGATTAATGGCTTTAGATGGTGCTTGAATTACTTCAAGACAAATCGAAGCAGCCCGTATTGCTATGACACGTTATATGAAGCGTTTTGGAAAAGTTTGAATTAGAATCTTCCCACATATGGCAAAAACTAAAAAACCATTGGAAGTACGTATGGGATCTGGGAAAGGATCACCTGAAGACTGAGTAGCAGTAGTAAAAACAGGTCAATTCATGTTTGAAATAGCAGGAGTTGCTGAAGAAACTGCTAGAGAAGCTCTTCGTCTTGCAATGCACAAATTGCCAATACGTTGCAAAATCGTTAAGAGAGGTGATGAATAA
- the rpsC gene encoding 30S ribosomal protein S3, translating to MGQKVSPNALRIGIIRTWDNRWFAEKGEYVKWLHQDIKIRKAVFKELKNAAVSKIEIERTQKEIVLIVRTARPSIVLGQEGKNVEKIVLTVRKTIKDRKAAVKVNVIEIKNPDVDARLVAQFIGEQITNRASFRTVQKLAIRKALKAGAKGIKTAVSGRLGGVDMARTEGYLEGSVPLSTLRSDIDYALYEARTTYGQIGVKVWINHGEILGRPGQQTQDKTKVIAERKFDRRPVKGAK from the coding sequence ATGGGACAAAAAGTATCTCCAAATGCGTTACGTATTGGAATAATTAGAACTTGAGATAATAGATGATTTGCCGAAAAAGGTGAATATGTTAAGTGATTACACCAAGACATTAAAATTAGAAAAGCTGTTTTTAAAGAGTTAAAAAATGCAGCAGTTTCTAAAATTGAAATCGAAAGAACTCAAAAAGAAATTGTTCTTATCGTTCGTACAGCTCGTCCATCTATCGTTCTTGGACAAGAAGGTAAAAACGTTGAAAAAATCGTATTAACTGTTAGAAAAACTATCAAAGATAGAAAAGCAGCAGTAAAAGTTAATGTAATAGAAATCAAAAATCCAGATGTTGATGCAAGATTAGTTGCACAATTTATTGGAGAACAAATAACAAATCGTGCTTCATTTAGAACAGTTCAAAAATTAGCTATTAGAAAAGCATTAAAAGCTGGAGCAAAAGGAATTAAAACTGCTGTTTCAGGAAGACTTGGTGGAGTTGATATGGCAAGAACCGAAGGTTACTTAGAAGGTTCAGTACCATTATCAACTTTAAGAAGTGATATTGATTATGCACTATATGAAGCAAGAACAACTTATGGTCAAATCGGGGTTAAAGTTTGAATTAACCACGGTGAAATTTTAGGAAGACCTGGACAACAAACACAAGACAAAACAAAAGTTATAGCAGAAAGAAAATTCGATAGAAGACCAGTGAAGGGGGCTAAATAA
- the rplV gene encoding 50S ribosomal protein L22: protein MEAKAKLTMIRISPRKVRLVADSIRSRKISEAVAILQNQDKRSSEPVLKLLNSAVANAVNNNGMEADQLFVKTIYVNEGPTLKRFRPRAHGRAYEILKRTSHITIIVSDQR from the coding sequence ATGGAAGCAAAAGCAAAATTAACAATGATTAGAATATCACCTAGAAAAGTTAGACTAGTAGCAGACTCAATCAGATCAAGAAAAATCTCAGAAGCAGTAGCAATTCTTCAAAATCAAGATAAAAGATCTTCAGAACCAGTATTAAAATTATTAAACTCAGCAGTTGCTAACGCAGTTAACAACAATGGTATGGAAGCTGACCAATTATTCGTTAAAACAATTTATGTAAACGAAGGACCAACATTAAAACGTTTTAGACCAAGAGCTCATGGTAGAGCATACGAAATTTTAAAAAGAACAAGTCACATCACAATTATTGTGAGTGACCAAAGATAG
- the rpsS gene encoding 30S ribosomal protein S19, giving the protein MARSLKKGPFADDHLLKKVDAMGEKKEVIKTWSRRSTIFPQFVGHTFGVYNGKDFIPVYVTEDMVGHKLGEFSPTRKFGGHGDDKKKKK; this is encoded by the coding sequence ATGGCAAGATCATTAAAAAAAGGTCCATTTGCAGATGACCACTTATTAAAAAAAGTGGATGCAATGGGAGAAAAAAAAGAAGTTATTAAAACTTGATCACGTAGATCAACTATCTTCCCACAATTTGTAGGTCACACATTTGGTGTTTACAACGGAAAAGACTTTATTCCAGTTTATGTTACTGAAGATATGGTTGGTCACAAACTAGGAGAATTTTCACCAACACGTAAGTTTGGTGGACACGGTGATGACAAGAAAAAGAAAAAATAA